Sequence from the Devosia yakushimensis genome:
TTGTGGAACCTCATTCGCCGTTGCGGCGGCTGGGGCGGGACCAGATCAGGCTGTAGCTCTCGCCATCTTCGTCCTCGACCAGGTTGGCGTAGATCGGGGCGGTGAAGCTGGGGTCATCGAGCTTGAAGCCCAGGTAGGGACGGCCCTCGTTGGACTGCTTGCTCCAGGCGGCGCCGATCTCGGCTCGGCCGACGAAGATCCGGTGGCTGGGAGCGTTCTCGCCGCTGGCGCGGGTGTCGGGGGTGACGCGGACGTTCTTGGCCTGGACCGAGAGAGTGACGATTTCGCCGGTGAATTCGTTGTTGGCGGTCTTCTTGAAGGTGCCGATGGTGGCCATGGTAGTTCTCCTTGGTTTCTGGCTCGAGCCCGCACCATGCGGCCTCGATGGCGATCGTCCGGCCGAAGGCGATCGACGGCGCACCCTGAAGGGGCCTGACGGCAAAGGAGGAACTATCTTGTCTCGCGAGGAACCCGGCCTCCTGGCCGGGAGGGGAAGATAGTTTTGACGGCGCTGTTGCGCCTTAGGCGATCGAGGCGAAGCCGGCCTTCGGACAGATCAAGCCAGATAGAGAGGCCGTACTGGAGCGGTCTTGAGATTTGAAAGGAACCGGGGAGAAGTGCTCTGGCGACTGCGCGTGGCTGGGACCGTCTGACGGCTTCACCTTGGGGATTGTCTCGCGGCGATCCAAAGAACCCCTGTCCCGCCTCCGCCATCGCCTGAGCAGTGGCACGCCGCCCCGGACCACGCATTCCCGGCATCGTGCTGATATCCACGCTGGAGCGGGCGATGACGGCAATGCCGGCCCATTATGCGGGCTTCTCGCGTTTGACGCGTCGCTCGTTCACGCCCGCGCCTCCCCACCTTCGAGTGACGAAAGTGGGGGCTCACTGTCGGGCTGCTCTGTCCCGGCCGGTCGCTTCGGTCACGAGGCTCGCGCGACATCCTGTCCGGCTGGTCCGGGCGGGGCCATCATGGTGAGACGCAGGAGGGCCGTGATGCCGACGGCAATAGCGCCGGCAATGGCAAAGACCACCTGCCAGGTCTCGGACGGCATGGTCAGTTTCACGATGCCGAAGGTGGCGTGGTAGCCGGCGATGACTGCCGGCGCGACGAAGACCAGCAGCACGAGGAGCTTCAGCCAGGCGGGCCGCAGCACGAGCAACAGAAGCTGGAACAGGCCGAAAGTTGCCGCCGCGGCAAGCGCGCCGACGATAACGCCGCCGAGACCGCCAGCTCCGGTGCTGTTCGCCCAGAGGCCGATGCAGATGCCGGCGAACAGGGGGAGCGCGAAGACGGCGAGATTGAAGAGCAGCCAGCAGAGCGCGATGACGCCCGCCAGCGATACGAGAATGCCGATGATGATCATGGTGGTGGTCTCCGTGGACGATGTCGAACGGTTGCGCCTCCACCACCACCGCGGCGCGAGGTGAAGTATAGCGCAGCGAGCGTGTGGCGCAAATCACGCTCGTCGCATCGGTGATGGTCGTGGACGGCGCTCACGCGCCGTCCTTCTTGCGGAAGTCGTAGGCATTGATGCCGAGCTTTTTCGCCTTGTCGGCGAAATTGTCCTGGATGCCGGTGCCCGGGAAGACGATGACCCCGATCGGCAGGATGTCGAGCATCGCGTCGTTGCGCTTGAACGGTGCGGAACGGCCGTGCTTCTCCCAATCGGGCGCAAAGCCGACCTGCGGCACCTTGCGGCTGTCGGCCCATTTGGCCGCGATCAGTTCTGCGCCCTTGGGCGACTTGCCGTGGATCAGCACCATGTCGGGGTGCTTGGCGTGGACCTTGTCGAGCGTGTCCCAGACGAGGTGGTGATCGTTGAAGTCGAGGCCGCCGGTCAGGGCGATCTTCGGACCGGTCGGAAGCATCACCTCGGTCTCGGCCTTACGCCTTGCGGCGAGGAAATCGCGGCTGTCGATCATCGCCGACGTCAGGTGACGGTGGTTGACCATCGACCCGGAGCGTGGCCGCCAGGCCGAGCCGGTGTGCTGCTCGTAGCGCTCGGCGGACTGGTCGCGCATGAGTTCGAAGGCGTCGCGCCGTTCGAGCATTGTCTGGCCCTGGGCGGTGAGGGTTTCGAGTTCGACCGCCTTGATCTCGGTGCCGTCCTGTTCGCGCTGCAGGCGGCGCTGGGCCTGCTCGTTGTCGTCGAGTTGCCGCTCGATCCGCAGCACAGCACGATGGAACACGTTGCTGACCGACCAGAGCAGGTCGTCGAGATCGGGTTCGAGGCGCGTATCGGCCAGGGTGGCGATAAGTGCGTCGAAGATGTCGGCCACTGCTCCGGCCACCTGCTCGCCGTCGGGCAGCGCTCGCGGATCGGGCTCGTCACTATAGGGGCGCCAGCCATAGAGCTGGAGTTCGGTAAGGACGTGATCGGTCGGGGATGCGGCGTGGTGCGGTGCGGTGTCGTCGTGCTCGCTCATGGGGATCTCCCGTCGGCTGGACCGCGACCCTCGCGGCCTTCATGGCGACGAAAGCCCACGGGCGGGACGGCCGGGCACCCGGAGCGAAGCGCAGGGCCGGAGCGACAGCGGAGGATGGCAGAGGCCGGCTATTTTGCCTCGCGATGGAAAGGCGTGCCGGCAGTCGCTGGTCTTTGTCACCAATCGCGCGCCGCCGGAAAATAGTCGGCCGCCGCCATTGCCTGGCCGGCCCGTTTGTGGGCCCGATCGCCCTCTCGAAGGCCGGGTCGCGGCTCTCATCCGGCGAGCGGTTCACCAGCGATCCCGGCAACGCCAGACCTCGCCACATCCCTTACCGGTTCATGCCGCCCGCTTCAGATAGCGCAGCCGATCCTGGCGCATGAGCTGGTTCGCGATCGCCGCGCGCAGGGCTTGAAGGCCGAAGTGGCGGAGATCGTCGTTGAAGTCCTCGAGTTCAGGCGACAGCACGATCGCCTCGATTCCGGCCTCGCCTGCGCGTTCGGCCAGAGCGTCACGGGCAGTGTCACCGGCCGGATCGTTGTCGCGGATGACATAGAGCCGGCGCAAGGTCGGCGGGAACAGGATAGCCCCGAGATGGGCCGCCGAGAGCGCCGCCGCCATGGCCATGTCGGGCAAGGCGCATCGGAGCGACAGCGTCGTCTCGATGCCTTCGCCCGCCGCCATGACGCTGGTCGGTACGCCAAAGCGGACGGCGTGACCGAGGAGATCGCCCATGGCACGTCGCGGCGTGTCGATCGGCGCCTTGCCGTTGCCGTCCGGATCGAGCCAGGTGCGGTGCGCGCCGGTCTGATGTCCGCCCAGATCGGTGACCGACGCGATCATGGCCGGCCAGGCCTCGGTCGGCCCATGGTCCTCGGGCCGGTAGTAGCAGCGCGGGTGGAAACGGAGCGATCCGGTTCCGCGCAAAGCCGTAATGCCGCGTCCCAGCAGATAGGTCTCGACGAGCGTGCCGGGGATCGGTCGTGACATGCCGAAGAGCCGTCGCGAGGCTTCCGGCGATCCCGCCGGAATCGGCGTGGCGGTGGCACGCGAAGAACGCCGTTCCGGCTCGGTTTGGGGCATGGCCAGAAAGGTTCTCGCCTCGTCGGCAACCGCCCCGAAGCCGATGAGGCCAAGCGCGTCACGAATGACGTCGAGCAGATCGCCATGCTCGCCGGTGGCGGCGTCGGTCCATTTGCCTGCCGGTCCATTCGGCGAGTCCCTGAGCCGGACGAACATCGACCGGCCCGGCGCATTGCGGACGTCGCCAACCTGCCAGTAATTGCCCGAGCGACGTCCGTTGGAAAGATAGTGCCGGCACACTGCCTCGGCATGTTCGCCGAGACGATGCGCGAGTTCGGCCGCGTCGTGGCGGGACATCATGCACTCTCCCGCTCGCTGACGCGCTCGACCGGCCAGCGTCCGAGCACGCGATCGAGCACCGCGATGCCGGCGGCGTCGACCGGCACGAACATCCTGAGCTTCCACGAAATGATCTCGTGGAAGAGGCCGTAGGCGGTGAGCCGCTCGCGCATCGTGTCGGTGAAGCCGGTCAACTCGATGCGCCATGCCCCCATGACGCGGACGCGGCGCAGTTGCAGCCCCTCGGCGAGGTCGAGGATGGTGCGCCCGTCCAGCAATGCCGCGAAGGCCTGCTCGGGCGTGAGCGAAGGGACGCCCGTCGCCGTCGCATTGGCCGCCCAGGCCGGCGAGACGCGGCGGCCGATGATGCGCTCGCCGGCATCGGTCTGCAGGCGATAGACCCGCGTCGACTCGTTGGGCAGGCGCCGCCAGATGGGGAGCAGCAGCCCGGTCACCATGTGGAGGACACTGTCGGAAAATTCCGGCACGTCGGCGATTTCGGCCTGCCAGGCCGACGAGAAGGCGTCGCGATCGGCCTCGACCCAGCGGGTTTCAGCCATTGCCTTGAGGGGCAGGTTCTGGGCCTCCATCGGCCGGATCAGGCGGACACGCCGCTCGACCTCGCCATCATCGAGCATGACGCTGGTGGTCGGGATCTGCACCGCGGCCCGGCCGGACTGCTGGTTGACCAGCAGCATGGCGCGCGGATCGCGGAGGTGGCCGAACGCGGCATCGAGCGTGACCGGCCGGTTGCGCTGGCGCTCGGTGATGGTGAGCAGGCGGGTTTCGGCGCCGGTGCGCGGATGGGTGTGGATCACCTCCCGGCCGGTGACGACGAAGCTCTCCGCCCGT
This genomic interval carries:
- a CDS encoding DUF736 domain-containing protein, encoding MATIGTFKKTANNEFTGEIVTLSVQAKNVRVTPDTRASGENAPSHRIFVGRAEIGAAWSKQSNEGRPYLGFKLDDPSFTAPIYANLVEDEDGESYSLIWSRPSRRNGE
- a CDS encoding DUF2493 domain-containing protein codes for the protein MSEHDDTAPHHAASPTDHVLTELQLYGWRPYSDEPDPRALPDGEQVAGAVADIFDALIATLADTRLEPDLDDLLWSVSNVFHRAVLRIERQLDDNEQAQRRLQREQDGTEIKAVELETLTAQGQTMLERRDAFELMRDQSAERYEQHTGSAWRPRSGSMVNHRHLTSAMIDSRDFLAARRKAETEVMLPTGPKIALTGGLDFNDHHLVWDTLDKVHAKHPDMVLIHGKSPKGAELIAAKWADSRKVPQVGFAPDWEKHGRSAPFKRNDAMLDILPIGVIVFPGTGIQDNFADKAKKLGINAYDFRKKDGA
- a CDS encoding DUF7146 domain-containing protein, which encodes MSRHDAAELAHRLGEHAEAVCRHYLSNGRRSGNYWQVGDVRNAPGRSMFVRLRDSPNGPAGKWTDAATGEHGDLLDVIRDALGLIGFGAVADEARTFLAMPQTEPERRSSRATATPIPAGSPEASRRLFGMSRPIPGTLVETYLLGRGITALRGTGSLRFHPRCYYRPEDHGPTEAWPAMIASVTDLGGHQTGAHRTWLDPDGNGKAPIDTPRRAMGDLLGHAVRFGVPTSVMAAGEGIETTLSLRCALPDMAMAAALSAAHLGAILFPPTLRRLYVIRDNDPAGDTARDALAERAGEAGIEAIVLSPELEDFNDDLRHFGLQALRAAIANQLMRQDRLRYLKRAA